The Mytilus galloprovincialis chromosome 11, xbMytGall1.hap1.1, whole genome shotgun sequence genome contains the following window.
ATTCCCTTTAGTTTTTATTGTTTACCCTGATTTTTGTATACCTTTAAAGACTATTTAGTTTCTAACATTGATTAACAGCATTTGTTGAACACATTCAACCTTATGTTTTCAATCATTGTTCAGTTATAGACAACGCTTGACTGGTGGTTTTGTGTGTAATATTTCTGAGAACAAAAGACTATTGCTCACCTTTTAAAATAGAAGTATTTACGAGTACACACGGCGTTAATAAGGTTCCCtgtaattttaaagatatttggcCAACTCTAATGTCGTCAAAATGACGACCGATTCTAAAAGTGGAAatgttacaaaatgtacatttttagtCAATCAATTTGTTAAACTATTTACGATTATTTAGGTATACGGTCAATGTTTTCTCattcaacacaaaaaataaagtcGAGTAGACCCTTTAACTAAAAAGTGTCAATCGATTTGAAGTATCTCACAAAGAAACAGTTACAGAATTTTATGACTCATATTTAACTTATCAAAACATTTTGATAAGGCTTGTACTATTGCATCGCATTCATAGTCtgtgatttttttgatttttctgaAGAATTTATATGTCTTTTAGGCGCCAGTTGGCAAATGTGCAAGACATAACTGTAGAGAGGGATACAAATGTGCTTTTAAAGGAGATGGATTTACTTGTGAAATTGCATGTAAGTAGCAAAGAGAGACATCACGTATTTATACCtgattaaaaatcaaaagttttttttaattctgattcGCTCGAAAATCGAATTAACTATTAATAGAAATGTCACATTATCATTCAATATAACCAAACATTATACAGTAGATGCTCAACTAATTATTTAAATTTCCCCATGGTACTGAAATATTTTATTGTGCATAGAAATATGAATTCTGTTATATATTTCGTAATCGCGAATGGgaaattaaaagtttttgatAAGGGTGTTAAACATAATTTAAGCAATCTGAACCCATATCTTATCCTGGTGAATTACATATAATAATTAAACTTAGTTATGTATTCAAAGATTGTACCGGGAGACCAATTGTCGTAAATGCTGAACTGAACGAACCATTTGGACTTTCCAGAGATTTAGGGCACGGCATGAAGTATAAATGTACGAATAGGACACAAATAATTGGAACACCTTTTGCTGTCTGTCGCCAAACAGGAGAGTGGAAATCTATGTTTGTTTGTGGTAAGGTATTTAGAGTTTTGGCGATCGCGTCAATTCTTTGTCTTGGCTGTCAAATTATTGCCATGTTGAATAACAACAACCAACGTGCTTTGTATCTTAAGTATTGTCCATGAGTATTCTCTTACGTTTGCATATTCTATCATTCactcatattttattgttttgtacattaaccTTCTGAAGCCGAAAATTTTGCCAAACCAGAATGAATTTCagacttgatctgtaacttattTTAATATGACTTTCAGTAGACAGAAGAGTAAAATCCAATATATCAAAAAGTAAGAATCCCAAGTAATAATAATTTTCGTAGGACCAAAACTTTGACAAGTGTAACTCGACCAAACCATATTTCAAACTATATACGTATTCCCTGATTATATactatatacaaaatatcaaagCAAAAAATAGAagcatttcagaaaaaaattcaataaCCTAATGGACTGACGCTGGTACATTGTTAGTGATTTTTAACGAAAGGTCAGTTTATACCCAAGTTTTCACCTGGTAGAAACACAATTATAACGACTGATTGGTTGTTGTGAGGCACAATCTGGACGAGAACAAGAACACTTTAACAATTAAGTAAGAGATAAAGACTGTTATAGATAGTTAACCGGTGTGAGTGACAGAAAGTATAGAAATCCACTGGAAAATGGATGTATACTGAACTTTGTTCTTTTCAACCTTTCACAAACGGAACCTCAAAGATGTATTGAAAGGTTTCTTAACGTGCAGAGTGCCTGGCACTCTATCTACACTTGACATCATATGTAACGACCAATATCTGAGGAAAGTgacttatacatcccgcacagccaggGTTTACTGCCGGTCAGAAAAAGACTAAGGGATACTAGTAACCATATTTCTATATTCAGATCCTTCGATTTAAAAGGTCtcattgattttttgaaattttagctCAAAAGGAAGTATCGTACAATTTAACAATGTAAGATATAACCACATCTCCCCTTACACATTTTTATAACCTACAAAGTCTGAACACCATATCCCATCTACATGAAATTAACCTGAAAGAAACTTTTTTCCTCCAACTTCCCTTGGCGGTCactgacattatatgtatgtGTATATATCAGCCTTGTAACACTATCATTTGTGATCAGATACATTAAATTTGTCATATAGTTGTCattggttcagacgtacttataatacAAAAATTTTGTGACTGCATCCtacatttatttgtaaaattatctaCAATAGATGAACAAAGCTGATCTGAAGTAAAAtttccatcttcatgccttatatcacatgtactgtgttacgacgCTAGAATAAAACTAACGATAAAAGATAAAACCAAAAGCTATACTGTAGTAAAGCCTAGATGATCGAGTGGTCTAGCGCTTCAAAGCTATTTGGTGCCACTATATCATCGTAGAATGAATCCGAATCCCGgtcagggaagaacaaaacaaatGCTTTCGCAAatgtacagatctaacattgttggactGTTATTTAGACGAACTGATATAAGATGTAATTATACGAAAATGTTGTGATTAAATcatgttgacaaatattttggctcatatttatatatatatatatatatatatatacctattaCGTATTTTTTCCAGAAATGTCATGTGAGAAAGGATGGATAAATTTCGGTAGCCACTGTTATTACATCGGACCTGACCAAAAGACGTGGAACGATTCTAACGTAAGTAACATATGGTAGATAATACAATTGAGAAGGGAAATacggaatgtgtcaaagaatcaacaacccgaccaaagagcagataacagccgaacaatgtagaaaaaaaattaaacacacaacaatacgcacagtaaaactcagtttaaaagaagtgagagtctgatgtcagattgttaacaaaataaactaaACGAAATGCCTATGACACATTAATTAAAAAAGGACTACTACCAGATACAGACAAGCCAGATACAGACCTCAATTAAACAGCTTAAAAGATTACGTCTtcgtcatatgaatatcaagcacagtATGACAGTTAATAAAATAGATGAACCAGCTTTATATTATCTTACGaagttttttgaaatttgcaATGTCAAACCTAtttaggaaaaacaaatatggcagccATGAACCAACGATATCCACTGAACTcaaggctcctgacttaggacagggaCATTTGTTTTAATTGCTGACTAATCAATAGGCCGATAACAGCACTTGCAAACAGACTTGTGGTCAGATACATTGGAATATAatcaattaaattacacattacattgcaaaaaaggtcaattacactaattacacattacacagtttttgaaatgtaattaattaaattacaattactttactaaggtaattgattaaattacatattacatttttttctttttaagcaatatatatcatgtataaatagcatgtgtaaaatattcatcaAAACTTACAGCATAGTTTTACCATTGCATTTGGtcattattagattttttttaaggttttgtcatttagtctgcaTCTCTCTGGTCCGAACACTTTGTTTCGGCAGGAGTTGATGTGGCAGGTTCATCTCAATCATAAGATGTGTTGATAGAAGAAGGAATATGTTCCTATAAACTTGCAAATACGTTAAGGGATATTTTCACAACTCAGAAATGAAGCCATttaattaaacataatataaatggattaaatatcaaaattttccaTGTTTGTTTACTTTACAATTATTCAAAAATATGATTGTTACaagattaaaaataatttttaggaCAAGCAATAAACCTATTTACAATTTTGGTATTCAGCTGTATTTTCCCTCCGAATGACTTTAAATCTACTCCGAATAACCtttttgacgtcaagcaacaatcattttttaattattacGTCAAATGTTTTCAATTATAATGTCAAAGTTTAAGGGAACCTGTATGGTTttacgtaatggcggacaaatttgtacatacaagtgtaaatacgtctatgtataatgtcaaaatattagatacaatacatgtaatagtggcatGTCCCTAGGCTGTTACTACaaattttaatctgattaattgctgttttgTTTTACAGCTgataacttttatttctataatccttttgtggatactaatttgacaaaattattgtgtacattgatttaaaattctaaatgaactgtctaAAGAGAGATTTACACATTTGTTTAACCATACATACATGTTTTggtggtatatatatatactatatacatgTTTTCAATCTATTCAGataaagatctttcttaaaaaccGAACAACACCAATATATGATTCTCGCATTTTTAAAGTTATAAGACTATTAAGGAAACATTTCTTtatgtcaaataaataatatttaaattttacacGACAATTTCCTATCATTAACAGCATAAAAGTACTGgtatgtaattgaaatgtaatacAAAAGTTATTGatcattacatgcttttttcattgtaattatttaaataacaattacatgtaatttaaaaaatgctTAATTACACAtcacattcaattacatggaaaattgtaatgcattacacttaattaccattacatatTCGATTACCCCATCGCTGCTTGCAAATTTAGAAAATTCAAACAAGGCAgtaataaaatcatttgaaatttaatttatggGATGTCATTTCTCATTTTGTGGGGGAAGCAGAAGCACTAAAGTTACCAATATCTCATCAAGAAAGAAACAGAAATCCATTAATAcaatatttcataattattttaaaattctgaATGACTTACAGCTAATTTAATTGGTTGTTTAATATTCAATAGTCCGAAGTTTACTATGATGTAGAATATTAAAAATGACATAATGGTATATTGCCTCTACGGAAACCTTCGATTATGGAATATGTCATGATTTTAATATTTGACATAGCGAAATGTTGTATAACTCCAACATCAATAACGAAACTCAGTTCTTGAACATGCTTATATATTCGTttctatggtcgtgttgttgtctctttggcacattccccatttccattctcaattgtatattCATCAAACATATGATGACTGAATTTGGATCATTATTTTAGGTATATTCGCAAAAAAATTGGAATATAGATTAAGAAAGGGCACAACTATAATTATTTAACTATCTATTCAGGCGGATTGCAAGAGAAGGGGTTCTTTCTTGATTAAAATAGAGGACGAATCGGAAAATCAATGGCTGCAATCTGTAATGATTGGTGAGTTTATTCGAGATTATTTCTTCGAAAATGCCTTTATTAAGTCAGGAAATAAATTTTCACTTGATCCGTTTTGTGTTAATGAGGCTGTTAGGTTACTCTTTTCAATGAGTTAACAGTTTGTAATTCCAGTCTTTAACTGTTACTTAATAGTCTTatctttgctcatttttgaaggtcgTGTGCTTACCTGACGACAAATGATCCGAGTACATAGTTATCGTTCATTGATTTtagttgtctacgaatatagtcttTAATTAGGACAGTGTGTTACatgccaaatttttttttatacctcttccaaattcattattttttaacagGTAGGCCTTATCGAAACAATACGACACATGTAAGTTTTCTTTAatggtatatacatgtacacatatgGTCCATAAAATTTCTCCTTTCTTCTGCTTACAGGTAGTCTAAGTAATTTTTATGGACCatatgtgtacatgtatacaaagtagggggtgaaatgacactgaaaaaaaaaccaattgggtcttgaattttaaagtaaagaattgatttggtccagctgaaaaaggttaaaattaGCACTTTGAAGATGTCAAAAGATTTTAGAGTTAGAGCTGATGACGTTTTCTATAATTTAGAaaaattgtcccaaaattggtaCAACACACTgcaaaaatataattgaaaaggcgcaggtgggatttttttaattttcatttattgtctaaaagaaatttactaagaaataactgtgtactcggaacTAAGATTCTCGCTATAAAAACAACACAGATTTATATACAAACTAGTTGAACACACAGTTCTTGTTATAATACTTGACAGTTTTTTAGTATATGAATCATTGTAGAGCAGTATTCGAAATGTCCATATTATGTAATTTTTCAGATAACAACATAGTTATCATGTGGATTGGTGCAAATGATATTGATCAAGAAGGAACTTGGCAATGGATTTATGATAAGACAACTGTAGATTTCACGAACTGGAGTAATAAAGAGCCTAATAATAATAAAGGAAATGAGAATTGTGCAGACATAGCGAAAAATCGTTCGTACAAATGGAATGATCGTCCTTGCACATCGTTGTTGCGATACATGTGTGAGAGATAGATAAGAATTTTACATATGTAAACGATATGCAGATGTAATATATCTTGCTTTATAACTTTATCAACTACCTGCATTAATAATTCATATGGTTAATTCTCTAAGTCAGTTATCTCCTAACGTATTCGTGTATTCATACATCCTTGACCTTCAAATGTGGAGGTTTGAGCGTCAAGAGAAATTTAAATCCAGAACTAGAGTCAAAGAAACGATATCTATTAGGTGTTTTCTTGAATTTTGTATATTCAATCATAACACTTCGACATGGCTTATACCATCTTTTTGTCCAAGTGGGGAGAAATCATCTAAACGGATTCAATACGAGTTACAACATTGGGGTCttcaaatggagaaaaaaaatcttgTCAGTACGGATAATAATAGTTTTAAGCTGTATTTGTGTTGTAACATGCTAGAATAAATTGCAAAGAAAACTGACGTGTGTCTTTCTGTTTCATTTTGCTTATGTTATGTTATCTcttctttctttttgtttcttGCTTCAGCTTACAGGTAGTCTGAGTATTTATTATGGACCatgtgtgtacatgtatataccatTAAAGTAAACTTACATGTGTCGTATTGTTTCGATAAGGCTTACCTGTTATAACTGGTAAATATATCCAGATAGTATGTATCatcaacattgataaaaaaaaagggcaCGAAAGACATGTGCGTACAGAGAGACAATTCTTAACATAGGACAATCTTTTTTCCCCAAGATTACTGGTGCAAATAGGAAGACTCAATTATTGTTATGTCGTACAAAAACACAATGTATGTACTGTTTGATATGTTGAGGTAATGATCACAGTCCTGATCtcatattaaatgaaatattaaaaacaagttGTCCTGTTATTGTTAAATCTGTAACTATACCTTTGATTTAATATTTTCAGCAGGATTTTATTCTGAAACTTTGCTTAACTCATATATAGTTCCTTTAATTAATTGTGGTGATCCACTTCACCGAAATATTTTTTGAGGTTTTTCTCTTTTAGATGGTGTAGTAAAAAGATTTATTAAGTATAGGATAATGCTTTATATGGAAGATAAATTCAGcaaaacattttggtttttgatctaaaattaaataaattacatttaCATCAAAGATAGAGAAAGTTTATTACCAATCGAAATTTCACTTTGGGGACTCCTTAAAATAAACTGAATACAGTATCAATAGTCATGCATACAGTTATGTTTTACCTTAAATAAgcaataatttattgttttattttttcattcgtatatatatatatagtattaggCTCTGACTAATGCATCCGTATGGAGCGACATGTCTTCCGGTAGAGTGCTCATTATAAACTACGGTGCTATAATTTCATCTCAACATGGATGTACTCAAGGTTTATATCACATGCGTATGAACTCGATCTTAAAATCCAAATCCAAAATTATAGTTGAAGTCTTGCACGATATTTAAATTAAGATAGCTAATGCAAATACAAGATACAATGAACGACACAAGAAACTCggtccccccccccaaaaaaaaaaagaaaaccacgACATCTTGGTGTCAATATACGGCTTTCATTACACATTAAAACGATACAAAAAGATTT
Protein-coding sequences here:
- the LOC143050745 gene encoding uncharacterized protein LOC143050745; this translates as MKEVTSLLILQNVMLTCSWSLDDVCDADDIKCQNPQMLTPGEITYGQCYRNAALRRLLQVSFLTCLKECMKTSTCSNVSYRRDWKMCDINGKINPEVELVQEHGCFSSNISSWSKAPVGKCARHNCREGYKCAFKGDGFTCEIAYCTGRPIVVNAELNEPFGLSRDLGHGMKYKCTNRTQIIGTPFAVCRQTGEWKSMFVCEMSCEKGWINFGSHCYYIGPDQKTWNDSNADCKRRGSFLIKIEDESENQWLQSVMIGSLSYAYPYDPVSTTMPP